A genomic segment from Corylus avellana chromosome ca5, CavTom2PMs-1.0 encodes:
- the LOC132181325 gene encoding uncharacterized protein LOC132181325: MKKPTKRRLSFLKRTIRFLLSFLCFHSHALTRSKMRLTLPQNLSLSRLKTLLLIVSFLFILYLLFYRRDWHAPPTVVSRVFDYPLTRRHLLFAIASSSQSWPRRKPYLRIWYSPNSTRAFAFLDRVAASDAGNDSTVPPVVVSADTSKFPYTFRGGLRSAIRVARVVKEIVDRNEKDVRWYVFGDDDTVFFVDNLLKTLAKYDHARWFYVGSNSESYEQNVKYSFDMAFGGGGFAISYSLAKVLARVLDSCLVRYAHLYGSDARVFSCLAELGVGLTHEPGFHQVKID, encoded by the coding sequence ATGAAAAAGCCAACGAAACGCAGACTTTCCTTCTTAAAACGCACAATCCgctttcttttgtctttcttGTGCTTTCACTCCCACGCTCTCACTCGCTCCAAAATGCGCCTAACGCTGCCCCAAAACCTGAGTCTCTCGCGCCTCAAAACCCTCCTCTTGATCGTCTCCTTTCTCTTCATCCTCTACCTCCTCTTCTACCGTCGCGATTGGCACGCGCCGCCAACCGTAGTCTCACGCGTATTCGATTATCCTCTCACGCGCCGACACCTCCTCTTCGCCATTGCCTCCTCGTCCCAGTCTTGGCCCCGAAGGAAGCCCTACCTACGCATCTGGTACTCCCCCAATTCCACCCGCGCGTTCGCTTTCCTGGACCGCGTCGCGGCCTCCGACGCCGGAAATGACAGTACCGTCCCTCCGGTCGTCGTCTCCGCTGACACCTCCAAGTTCCCGTACACGTTTCGTGGAGGTCTCCGGTCGGCGATCCGCGTGGCGCGCGTGGTTAAAGAGATAGTGGATCGCAACGAGAAGGACGTGCGGTGGTACGTGTTCGGCGACGACGACACCGTTTTCTTCGTGGACAACCTGCTGAAAACACTAGCGAAGTACGACCACGCACGGTGGTTCTACGTTGGGAGCAACTCGGAGAGCTACGAGCAGAACGTGAAGTACTCGTTCGACATGGCGTTTGGCGGTGGAGGCTTCGCGATAAGCTACTCGCTCGCTAAGGTTTTGGCAAGGGTTTTGGATTCGTGCTTGGTGAGGTACGCACATTTGTACGGAAGCGACGCTAGGGTTTTCTCGTGCTTGGCGGAGCTTGGTGTTGGTTTAACTCATGAACCTGGGTTTCATCAGGTAAAGATTGATTAA